One genomic region from Osmerus mordax isolate fOsmMor3 chromosome 4, fOsmMor3.pri, whole genome shotgun sequence encodes:
- the lamb4 gene encoding laminin subunit beta-4, with the protein MTLNMRQTILFLLVLVAHVALTRGECEGSSCNPQLGDLMVGRAAQLSASSTCGLGGPQPYCIIGYLEDEQKCFTCDSRQPYSLVTNPSSHQIENVITTFEPQRRMKWWQSENGIQEVSIQMNLETIFQFSHLVLTFKSFRPVAMLVERSKDYGRTWKVFRYFAEDCAASFPWVSAQLPDSVDDVVCDGRYSGSQPSTDGEVVLKALDPSFDIEDPYAPHIQELITMTNLRVNFTRLFTLGDTLLGRKRRNPQDKYYYALYDMVVRGSCFCNSHASLCMPVDSTRGDVFNEPGMVHGRCVCEHNTVGANCERCQDFHNDAPWRPGGQNGPNVCQRCNCHGHSESCYFDAARYQATGGVSGGVCEDCRHDRVGPQCEQCRPYLYQDPQRSVEDPQGCIPCDCDPAGSLDGGLCDPVSGRCVCKENVNGERCDRCQYGFYGLNQEDPSGCQRCQCNFLGSVLTPHPCDQETGRCVCQQLATGALCDQCVSGHWGLGNTVYSCTPCNCDIGGAYSSICSSVDGQCQCLPNMVGQSCSDPAPGHFLAPLDYFLFEAENAAPLEDHTSSSLLNPTGLPKCEQYYRDQGYDFKISNGRIVLVRRTKRRARRRRQERRSIPLDPGSALQIVPRQRTADAPITWTGPGFVRVLDGAGLRFTVDNLPASLDYQLVIRYEPESLDDWVASVSILPLSPGDSGCTNDPTGTKTLSLPGVARVAIIDTPVCLNNGGRYYIDITFAKQPNSDPHSSSHILVDSMGLVPKMASVQDFCSQSDLDSFRHLRCVELSAGAQQLTLPEVCEGLIGSLSARIHNGAMVCRCNHQGSLGPYCSKFGGVCDCKANVIGRCCDSCAPLTFGFGPEGCRPCECDTQGSVSELCDQVRGQCPCRREVSGRRCDRCQPGYYGFPLCRPCECNGQAELCHPDTGACLDCREHTTGDNCERCVEGYYGDPVSREPCEPCLCPDTEASGRHFASSCSKNPESRSLTCDCLPGHTGSRCDSCIPGFYGDLERPNAICQECPCNNNIDPEDISACDAVTGECMHCLHNTQGPRCQSCKPGYYGSAVDQDCKECSCDPRGTEVTQCPLGSPCFCDSETGQCPCRTGAMGELCDECADGYWNIQGASGCQPCKCDPGNSLNNICDKVSGQCQCRAEFGGRQCDECGENHFGNPDLQCVSCDCNMEGTERPACDPFTGECLCRIGVAGIFCDECAPGYDSVFPSCAPCHPCVALWQDDVTDVHRAAQRMRTLIPRPGVHQQPAGTKRMLQMHSSLESLANLTGRAMPQVQKVEKLIQMIKKLKDTIDPNAIIIDPTRLLDTQVDNIRHEFKKLMDHLRDKLTTDPEVNPEELEEALDEIMKLHKEYMADEKRVKAADKALEDSMDTRLKIKEKLSSCNRSGNMGPLENKVKALSVAGLNGKICGEPGDMECSKSECGGALCRDALGLRECGGPTCKGSVPVSANATEMAEQVENDIVNILHKLRDSKTKLNTAKQMTQDTQDEAEKLKKKISDTKEKFEKEKNDTKDLIRRVKNYLTDDMVAPEDIENLAEAVLAIQLPGTPDEIRDMIQNIRDKLSKVKNFQENLEQLEGQAKTAKELLEKALEIKNRTKNIDVKDIKKAIYDAENAQDKAAKDLEDAKDSKNMTQTQITEIETKLNETEAKLNTARLQDLPEEIEALKKKMEMNREQAKEAKRAADKALADAKDAETGVQEVEDLFKELKEKNTNQDLEDIASTRLKNITMEAEKLRKDVADKMQNIEDLEGKILNFIKSKEDKANEVSMLLETVETLRKAIASRIDNYITCL; encoded by the exons TGGTGGCACATGTGGCCTTGACCCGGGGGGAGTGTGAGGGCAGCTCCTGTAACCCCCAGCTGGGGGACCTGATGGTGGGCCGGGCCGCTCAGCTGTCTGCTTCCTCCACCTGCGGCCTGGGTGGCCCTCAGCCCTACTGCATCATTGGATACCTGGAG GATGAGCAGAAGTGCTTTACATGTGACTCCCGCCAGCCCTACAGCCTTGTCACCAACCCCAGCAGCCACCAGATAGAGAACGTCATCACCACCTTTGAGCCGCAGCGCAGGATGAAGTGGTGGCAGTCGGAGAACG GTATTCAGGAAGTCAGTATTCAGATGAACCTGGAGACCATTTTTCAGTTCAGCCACCTCGTCCTGACTTTCAAG AGTTTCCGCCCTGTCGCCATGTTGGTTGAAAGGTCAAAGGACTACGGGCGGACCTGGAAGGTGTTCCGCTACTTTGCGGAGGACTGTGCAGCCAGCTTCCCCTGGGTGTCTGCCCAGCTGCCCGACAGCGTGGACGATGTGGTCTGTGACGGACGCTACTCCGGGTCGCAACCTTCCACCGACGGGGAG GTTGTGCTCAAGGCGTTGGATCCCAGCTTTGATATAGAGGATCCCTATGCTCCCCATATTCAAG AGCTGATCACCATGACTAACCTGCGGGTGAACTTCACCCGTCTGTTTACGCTGGGCGACACGCTGCTGGGACGCAAGCGCAGGAACCCCCAGGATAAGTACTACTACGCCCTCTATGACATGGTGGTGCGTGGAAGCTGCTTCTGCAACAGCCACGCCAGCCTGTGTATGCCTGTCGACAGCACCCGGGGCGATGTCTTCAACGAGCCTGGCATG GTTCACGGTCGATGTGTGTGCGAGCACAACACAGTAGGCGCAAACTGTGAGAGATGTCAAGACTTCCACAATGACGCCCCCTGGAGGCCTGGTGGTCAAAATGGTCCGAACGTCTGTCAAA GGTGTAACTGTCATGGTCACTCCGAGTCGTGTTACTTCGACGCGGCCCGCTACCAGGCCACCGGCGGGGttagtggaggtgtgtgtgaagactGTCGCCATGACCGTGTAGGACCCCAGTGTGAGCAGTGCAGACCGTACCTGTACCAGGACCCGCAGCGCTCCGTAGAAGACCCCCAGGGGTGCATTC CTTGTGACTGTGACCCGGCCGGCTCCCTGGACGGCGGCCTGTGTGACCCCGTATCGGGGCGCTGTGTCTGTAAGGAGAACGTGAACGGGGAACGCTGTGACCGTTGTCAATACGGCTTCTATGGCCTGAATCAGGAAGACCCGTCCGGCTGCCAGA GGTGCCAGTGTAATTTCCTGGGTAGTGTCCTGACGCCACACCCTTGTGACCAGGAAacggggcggtgtgtgtgtcaacagctCGCCACTGGGGCCCTGTGTGATCAGTGTGTG TCAGGTCACTGGGGTCTGGGAAACACTGTATACAGCTGCACACCTTGTAACTGTGACATAGGAGGAGCCTACAGCAGCAT TTGTTCATCAGTAGATGGTCAGTGCCAATGTTTACCCAACATGGTGGGGCAGAGCTGCAGTGACCCCGCCCCGGGTCACTTCCTTGCTCCTCTGGACTActtcctgtttgaggctgagaATGCTGCTCCACTGGAGGATCATACGTCCTCTTCCCTG CTGAACCCTACAGGCCTGCCCAAATGTGAGCAGTACTACCGGGACCAGGGCTACGACTTCAAAATCAGCAATGGCAGGATCGTCCTGGTGAGGAGGACCAAGAGACGAGCTCGCAGGAGAAGGCAGGAACGG AGGTCCATTCCTCTTGACCCGGGCTCGGCTCTGCAGATTGTTCCCCGACAGAGGACGGCTGATGCGCCAATAACATGGACTGGCCCGGGATTCGTCAGGGTTCTGGATGGGGCGGGTCTTAGGTTTACAGTTGAcaacctcccagcctcccttgACTACCAGCTAGTGATTCGCTATGAGCCAGAG TCTCTGGATGACTGGGTAGCTTCAGTCAGTATCCTCCCCCTGTCACCTGGAGACAGTGGCTGTACCAATGACCCCACAGGAACCAAAACACTCTCACTACccggggttgccag AGTTGCGATTATAGATACACCGGTGTGTTTGAACAATGGAGGAAGATACTACATCGACATCACCTTTGCCAAGCAGCCCAACTCCGATCCTCATTCAAGCTCACACATACTTGTCGACTCA ATGGGCCTGGTCCCCAAGATGGCGTCTGTGCAGGACTTCTGTTCCCAGAGTGACCTGGACTCCTTCAGGCATCTCCGCTGCGTGGAGCTGTCGGCGGGGGCCCAGCAGCTGACGCTGCCTGAGGTGTGCGAGGGCCTCATCGGAAGCTTGTCCGCCCGCATTCACAACGGGGCCATGG TTTGCAGGTGTAACCACCAGGGGTCGCTAGGCCCGTactgcagcaagtttggtgggGTGTGCGACTGTAAGGCCAATGTGATTGGACGCTGCTGTGACTCTTGTGCCCCCTTGACTTTCGGCTTCGGACCAGAGGGCTGCAGAC catgtgagTGCGACACCCAGGGCTCGGTCTCGGAGCTGTGCgaccaggtcagaggtcagtgccCTTGTCGGCGGGAGGTGTCGGGGCGCCGCTGCGACCGTTGCCAGCCGGGGTACTACGGCTTCCCCCTGTGTCGGCCCTGTGAGTGTAACGGGCAGGCGGAGCTGTGCCACCCGGACACCGGAGCCTGTCTGGACTGTCGGGAACACACCACCGGAGACAACTGTGAAAG gtgtgtggagggttacTACGGTGACCCGGTCTCCAGGGAACCCTGTGAGCCTTGTCTGTGTCCCGACACTGAGGCCAGCGGGCGACACTTTGCCAGCTCCTGTTCCAAGAACCCGGAGTCCAGAAGTCTGACCTGCGACTGCCTGCCTGGACACAcag GGTCACGCTGTGACTCCTGCATCCCCGGTTTCTATGGTGACCTGGAAAGGCCGAACGCTATCTGCCAAGAGTGTCCATGTAACAACAACATCGACCCAGAGGACATCAGTGCGTGTGACGCCGTGACAGGGGAGTGTATGCATTGTCTCCACAACACTCAGGGACCTCGTTGTCAGAGCTGTAAGCCTGGCTACTATGGCAGCGCTGTGGACCAAGACTGCAAAG agtGTTCCTGTGACCCGCGGGGTACCGAGGTGACCCAGTGCCCGCTGGGAAGCCCCTGTTTCTGTGACTCTGAGACAGGGCAGTGCCCGTGCCGGACTGGAGCGATGGGCGAGCTGTGTGACGAGTGTGCCGACGGCTACTGGAACATCCAGGGGGCATCAGGGTGCCAACCTTGCAAATGCGACCCTGGAAACTCTCTCAACAACATCTGTGACAAG GTGAGCGGTCAGTGCCAGTGTCGTGCCGAGTTCGGAGGCAGACAGTGTGACGAGTGTGGGGAGAATCACTTTGGGAACCCTGACCTCCAATGTGTCT CCTGTGACTGTAACATGGAGGGCACCGAGCGTCCCGCCTGCGACCCCTTCACGGGGGAGTGCCTGTGCCGCATTGGCGTGGCCGGGATCTTCTGCGACGAGTGTGCGCCCGGGTACGactctgtgttcccctcctgTGCCCCTTGCCACCCCTGCGTCGCCCTCTGGCAAGACGACGTCACCGACGTCCATCGGGCCGCCCAGCGGATGCGCACGTTGATCCCTCGCCCGGGAGTGCACCAGCAGCCGGCCGGGACTAAGCGCATGCTGCAGATGCACTCCTCGCTGGAGTCGCTGGCGAACCTGACGGGACGAGCCATGCCGCAGGTGCAGAAGGTGGAGAAACTGATTCAGATGATCAA GAAGCTGAAAGACACCATTGACCCAAACGCCATCATCATTGACCCAACCAGACTGTTGGACACCCAGGTTGACAACATCCGCCACGAGTTCAAAAAATTAATGGACCACTTGAGGGACAAGCTTACCACTGACCCAGAAGTTAATCCAGAGGAATTAGAAG AGGCCCTTGATGAGATCATGAAACTCCATAAGGAATACATGGCTGATGAGAAGCGGGTGAAGGCTGCTGACAAGGCTCTAGAAGACTCCATGGACACGCGGCTGAAGATCAAAGAAAAACTGTCCAGCTGCAACAGGAGTGGAAACATGGGGCCTCTGGAGAACAAGGTCAAAGCCCTGAGTGTTGCAGGGCTCAATGGAAAG ATCTGTGGAGAACCCGGCGACATGGAATGTTCCAAATCAGAGTGCGGGGGTGCTCTGTGTCGAGATGCCCTGGGGCTCCGGGAATGTGGAGGTCCCACCTGCAAGGGAAGTGTCCCTGTGAGCGCAAACGCCACGGAAATGGCCGAGCAAGTAGAGAACGACATCGTAAACATCCTCCACAAACTGCGGGACTCCAAGACAAAG CTCAACACAGCTAAACAGATGACTCAGGACACCCAGGATGAGGCGGAGAAACTGAAGAAAAAGATCAGTGACACCAAGGAGAAgtttgagaaagagaagaaTGACACTAAAGATCTTATCAGACGTGTCAAGAACTACCTGACAG ATGACATGGTGGCACCAGAAGACATTGAGAACTTAGCTGAGGCAGTGCTAGCCATTCAGCTGCCAGGCACTCCAGATGAAATCCGTGACATGATCCAGAACATCCGGGACAAGCTCTCCAAAGTCAAAAACTTCCAGGAGAATCTGGAACAGCTGGAGGGCCAAGCCAAAACCGCCAAAGAACTTCTGGAGAAGGCCCTGGAAATCAA GAACAGAACCAAGAATATTGACGTGAAAGACATTAAGAAAGCGATTTATGATGCAGAGAATGCCCAGGACAAGGCTGCCAAAGATCTGGAGGATGCCAAGGACAGCAAGAACATGACTCAGACTCAGATCACAGAG ATTGAGACCAAACTGAATGAGACAGAGGCGAAGCTAAATACCGCTCGACTTCAGGACTTGCCAGAGGAGATTGAAGCGCTGAAAAAGAAAATGGAGATGAACCGCGAACAGGCAAAAGAGGCCAAACGAGCTGCTGACAAAGCTCTTGCTGATGCCAAAGATGCTGAAACT GGAGTTCAAGAAGTGGAAGACTTGTTTAAAGAACTGAAGGAGAAAAACACCAACCAGGACCTTGAAGATATAGCCAGTACACGTCTGAAGAATATTACAATGGAAGCAGAGAAACTTAGAAAAGATGTTGCAGATAAAATGCAAAACATTGAAG ATTTGGAAGGAAAAATTCTAAACTTCATCAAGAGCAAAGAGGACAAAGCTAATGAGGTTTCCATGTTGCTGGAGACGGTGGAAACCCTGCGCAAGGCGATAGCCAGCCGGATAGACAACTACATCACCTGTTTATAA
- the lamb1a gene encoding laminin subunit beta-1a has translation MLIFHIAPLLFAGTCVLAQVPEFSDVCTEGSCYPATGDLLIGRAHQLSASSTCGRQRPEPFCIVSHLQEEKKCFVCDSTGRYVEQSNQTNGHRVENVVTTFAPYRLKTWWQSENGVQNVTIQLDLEAEFHFTHLIMTFKTFRPAAMVIERSADFGKTWQVYRYFAYDCEASFPSVSHGPMHKVDDVICDSRYSDIEPSTEGEVIFRVLDPAFRIEDPYSPRIQNMLKITNLRVKFTKLHTLGDNLLDSRVEIKEKYYYAIYDMVVRGNCFCYGHASECAPVSGKGQEVEGMVHGHCMCNHNTMGLNCEKCQDFYHDLPWRPAEGRNTHACKMCNCNQHSNSCHFDMAVYLSTGSVSGGVCDDCQHNTMGRQCEQCKPFFYQHPERDVRDPNICEPCNCDPVGSLNGGVCDKSTDVHYGLIAGQCRCKPNVEGERCDQCKQAHYGLANHPLGCLACTCNALGTVPGGSPCDTDSGDCYCKRLASGRDCDQCMPEHWGLSNDMDGCRPCDCDLGGAVNNECSQETGQCVCRDHMFGRRCDQVESGFYFIALDHYTYEAEDAKFGPGVTVVQRPHPQDRSPTWTGVGFVNVPEGAFLEFSIDDVPHSMEYDILIRYEPQLPDQWEEVLMTVMRPGVITADSRCANTMPDDDNQMISLHPGSRYVVLPRPVCFETGLNYTVRLSLPLYSALSDVQSPYTLIDSIVLMPHCKNLDIFSESGRGDLSGTSNAWDTFQRYRCLENSQSVVKTPSTDICHNFIFSISALLHQGARACQCDPQGSLSTVCDPSGGQCQCRPNVVGRNCDKCAPSTYLFGPNGCRSCDCNPQGSEHSFCHEATGQCPCVPGAYSRQCDRCLPGHWGFPSCRPCSCNGHAEDCDPFSGQCLACREHTTGHSCERCLGGYYGDAELGSGDHCRACMCPDGPGSGRQFSDGCYLRQDSNQVFCMCSPGYRGARCDECAPGYYGNPHENGGRCQPCQCNNNIDMQDPGSCDANTGVCLKCLYHTEGQACHSCSLGYYGDALMQNCRKCVCNRLGTNPTTCPSAGDCHCDLGSGQCQCLANLVGQHCDQCAPDTWNMASGRGCELCDCDPDHSFGTSCNELSGQCSCKPGFGGKTCRECRELFWGDPKVICRACDCDPRGIAEQQCDKASGHCVCVEGVSGPRCDVCSRGYSGQFPDCQRCHQCFADWDVIVGQLTNQTHRLVSKVNTIKASGITGPYKQTINNVEKSAGAIRTILAQNPATQPLSEIQQLLEQATDLMAEMSRKLNQTEETLAQLTVDDNSTDTKLDSLKEDAQKLERTVKELMEQVEFVKNSDVRGASDSITKYHLQSLAAEARANASTSGPGNPVENSATLRQATEDKLNQTKEEFLRRHDEHAKRLDDLAGQMETLDLSELSEKTCGSPSGSEACSDSPCGGLSCVDTDGQRKCGGEGCSGLVTLADNAWQKVKDFDQEIVTAMEEVDKLSKMVSEAKVKADEAKLSAQDVLLKTNETKQRVDKSNEDLRSLIRQIRDFLTQDAADLESIEAVANEVLAMQMPTTPAQLQNLTNEIRERVGDLSHVETILNQSADDIQRAESLLEQARRARKEATGVRDTAVMVKQALEEAGRAQTAAAEAIKQATTDIKGTNDLLTSVESETADSEFQLNNATQRLLRLERDVTLLREKAQNTSLSAAQTETDAEDIKKVAAEVKKDLDTELKNKYSTVDDLITQKAGGVSDAKKRAERLQQEAKDLLLQASDKLQLLKDLEKSYEENQKTMEEKASQLVDLEKAVRDLLQEISNKVTVYSTCLF, from the exons ATGTTGATTTTTCACATTGCGCCCCTGCTAT TTGCAGGAACGTGCGTTCTTGCACAGGTACCAGAATTCAGTGATGTTTGTACCGAGGGGAGTTGCTACCCTGCGACTGGGGATCTCCTCATCGGCAGAGCCCACCAGCTGTCGGCCAGTTCAACATGCGGGCGTCAACGACCCGAACCGTTCTGTATCGTCAGTCACTTACAG GAGGAAAAGAAGTGCTTTGTCTGCGACTCCACCGGGCGCTACGTGGAACAATCCAACCAAACCAATGGACACCGCGTCGAAAACGTTGTTACCACGTTCGCCCCCTACCGCCTCAAAACTTGGTGGCAGTCGGAAAATG GCGTTCAGAATGTGACCATCCAGCTGGACTTGGAGGCGGAGTTCCACTTCACCCACCTCATCATGACCTTTAAG ACCTTCCGGCCTGCAGCCATGGTGATTGAGCGGTCAGCTGACTTTGGAAAGACATGGCAGGTGTACCGGTACTTTGCCTACGACTGCGAGGCCTCTTTCCCCTCCGTGTCTCACGGGCCCATGCACAAGGTGGACGACGTCATCTGCGACTCACGCTACTCTGACATCGAGCCGTCGACCGAGGGAGAG GTCATCTTCAGAGTGTTGGACCCTGCGTTCAGGATCGAAGATCCTTACAGTCCCAGAATCCAAA ACATGCTGAAGATCACCAACCTGAGGGTGAAGTTCACTAAGCTGCACACGCTGGGAGACAACCTGCTGGATTCTCGCGTGGAGATCAAGGAGAAATACTACTACGCCATCTATGACATGGTCGTCCGCGGCAACTGCTTCTGCTACGGCCACGCCTCCGAGTGTGCTCCTGTGAGCGGGAAGGGACAGGAAGTAGAGGGCATG GTCCACGGCCATTGCATGTGCAACCACAACACCATGGGTCTGAACTGTGAGAAGTGTCAGGACTTCTACCACGACCTTCCCTGGAGACCAGCGGAGGGGCGCAACACCCACGCCTGCAAAA tgtgtaACTGCAACCAGCACTCTAACTCGTGCCACTTCGACATGGCCGTGTACCTGTCCACGGGGAGCGTGAGCGGGGGCGTGTGTGACGACTGCCAACACAACACCATGGGCCGCCAGTGTGAACAGTGCAAGCCTTTCTTCTACCAGCACCCCGAGAGGGACGTCCGGGACCCCAACATCTGCGAAC CGTGTAACTGTGACCCGGTGGGCTCCCTGAACGGAGGTGTCTGTGACAAAAGCACGGATGTCCACTATGGCCTGATTGCGGGCCAGTGTCGCTGCAAGCCCAACGTGGAGGGGGAGCGCTGCGACCAGTGCAAACAGGCACACTACGGATTGGCGAACCACCCGCTGGGCTGCCTGG CCTGTACCTGTAACGCCCTGGGCACTGTCCCCGGAGGAAGCCCATGTGACACCGACTCTGGAGACTGTTACTGCAAACGCCTGGCCTCTGGGAGAGACTGTGACCAGTGCATG CCGGAGCACTGGGGCCTCAGCAACGACATGGATGGCTGCAGGCCATGTGACTGTGACCTGGGCGGGGCCGTCAATAACGA gtgTTCCCAGGagacaggtcagtgtgtgtgtagagaccaCATGTTTGGCCGGCGTTGTGACCAGGTGGAGTCAGGCTTCTACTTCATAGCCCTGGACCACTACACCTACGAAGCAGAGGATGCCAAGTTCGGACCC ggAGTGACGGTGGTCCAGAGGCCACACCCCCAGGACCGCAGCCCCACCTGGACGGGCGTGGGGTTCGTCAACGTGCCCGAGGGGGCCTTCCTGGAGTTCTCCATCGACGACGTCCCCCACTCCATGGAGTACGACATCCTCATCCGCTACGAGCCCCAG ctaccaGACCAGTGGGAGGAGGTGTTGATGACGGTGATGAGGCCAGGGGTGATCACGGCAGATAGTCGCTGTGCCAACACCATGCCGGACGACGACAACCAGAtgatctctctccaccctggctCACG CTATGTGGTTCTCCCCAGACCGGTGTGTTTTGAAACAGGGCTCAACTACACCGTGAGACTGAGCCTTCCTCTCTACTCTGCTCTCAGTGACGTACAGTCTCCCTACACTCTCATCGACTCG atTGTTCTCATGCCCCATTGTAAGAACCTGGATATCTTCTCCGAATCGGGCCGTGGCGACCTCAGCGGCACCAGCAATGCCTGGGACACGTTCCAGCGCTACCGCTGTCTTGAGAACAGCCAGAGCGTGGTCAAGACCCCCTCCACCGACATCTGCCATAACTTCATCTTCAGCATCTCAGCCCTGCTGCACCAGGGAGCCAGAG CATGCCAGTGTGACCCTCAGGGCTCTCTCAGCACCGTGTGCGACCCCAGCGGCGGGCAGTGCCAGTGTCGGCCCAACGTGGTTGGCAGAAACTGTGATAAGTGTGCCCCTTCCACCTACCTTTTCGGACCCAACGGCTGCAGAT CCTGTGACTGCAACCCCCAGGGCTCGGAGCACTCCTTCTGCCACGAGGCCACAGGTCAGTGCCCGTGTGTCCCCGGAGCGTACAGCCGTCAGTGTGACCGCTGCCTGCCCGGCCACTGGGGCTTCCCCTCCTGCCGGCCCTGCTCCTGCAACGGCCACGCCGAGGACTGCGACCCCTTCTCCGGACAGTGTCTGGCCTGCCGCGAGCACACCACCGGACACAGCTGTGAAAG GTGCCTGGGCGGTTACTACGGCGACGCCGAGCTGGGTTCCGGCGACCACTGCCGTGCGTGCATGTGCCCAGACGGGCCGGGCAGCGGGCGCCAGTTCAGCGACGGATGCTACCTCCGCCAAGACTCGAACCAGGTGTTCTGCATGTGCTCCCCGGGGTACAGAG GTGCCAGGTGTGACGAGTGTGCCCCAGGTTACTATGGTAACCCCCACGAGAACGGCGGGCGGTGCCAGCCTTGCcagtgcaacaacaacatcgaCATGCAGGACCCGGGGTCCTGTGACGCCAACACGGGCGTCTGTCTCAAATGCCTGTACCACACGGAGGGCCAGGCCTGCCACAGCTGTAGTCTGGGTTACTACGGAGACGCTCTCATGCAGAACTGCAGGA aGTGCGTGTGCAACCGCCTCGGTACCAACCCGACCACTTGCCCCTCGGCGGGCGACTGTCACTGTGACCTGGGCAGCGGGCAGTGCCAGTGTCTGGCCAACCTGGTGGGCCAGCACTGTGACCAGTGTGCCCCCGACACCTGGAACATGGCCAGCGGCAGGGGCTGTGAGCTCTGCGATTGTGACCCCGATCACTCATTCGGGACCTCCTGCAATGAG CTGAGTGGCCAGTGCTCCTGCAAGCCAGGCTTCGGAGGTAAAACCTGCCGGGAGTGCAGGGAGCTGTTCTGGGGCGACCCCAAGGTCATATGCAGAG CCTGTGACTGCGACCCCCGAGGCATTGCCGAGCAGCAGTGTGACAAGGCCAGTggtcactgcgtgtgtgtggagggggtctcCGGGCCACGCTGTGACGTTTGCTCTCGTGGCTACTCCGGCCAGTTCCCCGACTGCCAACGCTGTCACCAGTGCTTCGCCGACTGGGACGTCATCGTGGGTCAGCTGACCAACCAGACGCACCGATTGGTCAGCAAGGTGAACACCATCAAGGCCAGTGGCATCACGGGACCCTACAAGCAGACCATTAACAACGTGGAGAAAAGTGCCGGTGCCATAAGAACGATTCTCGCCCAGAACCCGGCCACACAGCCTCTTTCAGAGATCCAGCAGCTGTTGGAGCAGGCTAC TGATCTGATGGCAGAGATGAGCAGGAAGCTGAATCAAACAGAAGAGACTCTGGCCCAGTTAACGGTAGACGACAACAGCACTGACACCAAACTGGACTCCCTCAAAGAGGATGCCCAGAAACTAGAACGTACCGTCAAGGAGCTGATGGAGCAGGTGGAGTTCGTCAAGAACTCGGACGTTCGAG GGGCTTCAGACAGCATCACCAAGTATCACCTGCAGTCCTTGGCGGCCGAGGCTCGTGCTAATGCCTCCACCAGCGGCCCTGGCAACCCTGTGGAAAACTCAGCTACGCTACGGCAAGCCACCGAGGACAAACTGAACCAGACCAAAGAGGAGTTCCTCCGGAGACACGATGAACATGCCAAGAGATTGGATGACCTGGCAGGACAGATGGAGACTCTGGACCTATCAGAGCTCAGTGAGAAG acatgCGGCAGCCCCTCCGGGTCCGAGGCCTGCTCCGACTCCCCGTGTGGCGGCCTGAGCTGTGTGGACACGGATGGCCAGAGGAAGTGCGGCGGCGAAGGCTGCAGTGGCCTGGTCACCCTGGCGGACAACGCCTGGCAGAAGGTCAAGGACTTCGACCAGGAGATCGTCACCGccatggaggaggtggacaagctcTCCAAGATG GTATCCGAAGCTAAAGTGAAGGCAGACGAGGCCAAGCTGAGTGCCCAGGACGTCCTTCTGAAGACCAACGAGACCAAGCAGCGCGTGGACAAGAGCAACGAGGATCTACGCAGCCTCATCCGACAGATACGAGACTTCCTCACGC AGGACGCGGCTGACCTGGAGAGCATCGAGGCAGTGGCTAATGAAGTTCTGGCCATGCAGATGCCCACTACCCCGGCCCAGCTGCAGAACCTGACCAATGAGATccgggagagggtgggagaccTGAGCCACGTGGAGACCATCCTGAACCAGAGCGCCGACGACATCCAGAGAGCCGAGAGCCTGCTGGAGCAGGCACGGAGGGCCAG GAAAGAGGCGACAGGCGTGAGGGACACAGCAGTGATGGTGAAGCAGGCTCTGGAGGAAGCTGGGCGTGCCCAGACGGCAGCAGCAGAGGCCATCAAACAGGCCACCACCGACATCAAAGGAACCAACGACCTGCTGACCTCG GTGGAGTCAGAGACGGCTGACTCTGAGTTTCAGCTCAACAACGCCACCCAGAGGCTGCTCCGGTTGGAGCGAGACGTCACGCTGCTAAGAGAGAAAGCCCAGAACACGTCGCTGAGCGCCGCGCAGACGGAGACGGACGCGGAAGACATCAAGAAAGTAGCGGCCGAGGTCAAGAAG gaCTTGGACACAGAGCTGAAAAACAAGTACAGCACAGTGGACGACCTGATCACGCAGAAGGCTGGGGGCGTGTCCGACGCCAAGAAGAGGGCGGAGCGACTCCAGCAGGAAGCTAAAGACCTGTTGCTCCAGGCCAGCGACAAGCTGCAGCTACTGAAAG ATTTGGAGAAGTCCTACGAGGAGAACCAGAAGACTATGGAGGAAAAGGCCAGTCAGCTGGTAGACCTGGAGAAGGCTGTGAGAGATCTCCTCCAGGAGATAAGCAACAAAGTCACCGTCTACAGCACCTGTCTGTTCTAA